The genomic DNA TCGAGCCGGGCGACGAGTCCGCTGCCGCGGGCCGAGGCGCCGAGTTCGCGCAGCAGTCCGGCCGACTCCTCCAGCGGCGGCAGTTCGCGGTCCTGAACCTTGGCGACGAGTTCGACCGCCTCGTACGGGTTGCCGCCGGTGACGGCCCACACCTCCCGGCAGAACGGATCGTCGGCGTGGTCACCCAGCCCCGCCCTGACCAGCTCGGCCGTGGCGTCGGGGGTGAGAGCGCGCAGCGCGACCCGGACCTGCGCCGGGTGTCCGCTGCCGTTGCCGCCCTCCGTCTTCCGCGCCGCCAGCTCGTCCGGACGGTGCGCCTGGACGACCAGGACGGGCAGTTCGCCGAGGCGCGCGGTGAACGAGGCCAGCCAGGCGAGGGATTCGCCGTCCGCCCAGTGCGCGTCGTCGACGATCAGCAGCAGCGGACGGTGGCTCAGCCGTGAGGCGAGCCGCGCGACGACCCAGTCGATCCCGTCCCGCACACCCTGCGGATCGGGCTGCGGGCCGGTGGGTTCGGCGAGCCCGAGGGCGGGCGCGGCGATCTCGTACCAGGCGCCGAACAGACTCCTCACCTCGTCGGGCGGGAACTGGTCGAGGGCGGGCTGCAGCAGTTGACGTACGACGTGGAACGGTACGGATGTGACCGTCTCGCCGCCGCGCGCGGACCAGACGGTGCAGCGGTCCGCCGCCAGGGTCTCGATCTCGGCGAGCAGCGCGGTCTTGCCGATGCCCGCCTCGCCACTGAAGATCAACAGCCCGCCGACGGCCTGGGCGCCGCACAGGGCATCCACGGCTTGTGCGGCGGCAGCGAGTTCCGGATCGCGCTCGTACAGCGGCCGGGACGGCTTCATGCCTACCCTCCCCATAGTGGTACGGATGACTCCCGACACTAGTCGTGCGCGGGGGCCCACCGACAGTGGTTCGGACAGTTCGTCGCAGGTGCGGGGCACAATCGAAGGGTGGACGAGACTCACAGGGACCGCGACGCCGAGGGCCGGGCGCGCAACGCACGCCCCCGGGACGGGCTGGGGCGCCCGCTGCCGTACGGGACGCCGGGAGTGGAGCGGCAGCCGGAGGGAGTGATCCGCTCCCCCGACGAGACGCTGCGGGAGGCGCAGCGGCTGCTGGACGCCGGGATGCCGTTCCATGCGCACGAGGTGTTCGAGGATGCGTGGAAGTCGGGTCCCGAGGAGGAGCGGGAGTTGTGGCGCGGGTTGGCACAACTGGCGGTGGGGCTGACGCATACGGCCCGCGGCAACACGACGGGCGGGGCGCGCCTGTTGCGACGGGGTGCGTCGGCGCTCGAGGAGTGTGCGCGGTCCGGCGGGTTCGTGGAACCCGGGGAGTTCGGGGACGCGGTGCCCTACGGGATCGGGGTCGGTGGACTGATCGACTGGGCGCAGGAGCTGGCCGGGCGGGTGGAGACCGCGGACGGGCCGGCGGCGGGCGCGCAGCCGGTGGATGCGGCCGAGGAGGCGCCGTGTCTGCGGCCGGAGC from Streptomyces sp. NBC_01707 includes the following:
- a CDS encoding DUF309 domain-containing protein, with the protein product MDETHRDRDAEGRARNARPRDGLGRPLPYGTPGVERQPEGVIRSPDETLREAQRLLDAGMPFHAHEVFEDAWKSGPEEERELWRGLAQLAVGLTHTARGNTTGGARLLRRGASALEECARSGGFVEPGEFGDAVPYGIGVGGLIDWAQELAGRVETADGPAAGAQPVDAAEEAPCLRPERR